One Sus scrofa isolate TJ Tabasco breed Duroc chromosome 10, Sscrofa11.1, whole genome shotgun sequence genomic window carries:
- the ACBD7 gene encoding acyl-CoA-binding domain-containing protein 7, with amino-acid sequence MSLQADFDKATEDVRKLKTRPDDQELKELYGLYKQSIIGDIDIECPAMIDLKGKAKWEAWNLQKGLSKEDAMSAYISKAKELIEKYGI; translated from the exons ATGTCCCTGCAG GCTGACTTTGATAAGGCAACAGAAGATGTGAGGAAGCTGAAGACCAGGCCAGATGACCAGGAACTGAAAGAACTCTATGGGCTCTACAAACAATCTATAATTGGAGACATAGATATTG AGTGTCCAGCAATGATAGATCTAAAAGGCAAAGCTAAGTGGGAAGCTTGGAACCTTCAAAAAG GATTATCAAAGGAAGATGCCATGAGTGCCTATATTTCTAAAGCAAAAGAGCTAATAGAAAAGTATGGAATCTAA